GTTTGTCTCATCGTAGGCAGCAATAATGGCACGAAAGTTTATAGAATTTTTGTCAAATCGCATTGCGAGTGTTTGAAGTTTATTTCGACGCCTCACCAATCTTATATACTTCAGAATAAGTCTTGAGAGCATTAAAAGCCCCTACTATTACGGCATGCCTGGGCTGTTCTTCCCGTCGGCGCTGTTGCTAAATAGCTTCCCTGATTTCACTTTTCACCAACAATATACCCTTGCTCGGCATACCCTCCTTATCCAGCAATCTCAAGAACCGATATCCAAGCCTCAGCCTGTCCAAACGAACacaagcccaagcagccATCACATCGGGCCCAGGTACATCGTTCATGACCCTAAATGAAAGGAAAGCCAGTTCTGGAACAACACCTTCGACGTTGAGAAACTCCACCGTCTCACCTCCAAAGTCCGGACTGGTACCTTTGCTTTTGCCTGTTTCGCCACTGTACCCAACTTGTTTGACTTGCTCGGCTGTAGCGTTCTCGTCGACCATCGCTGATAGGGCATCTGGCTCAGTATGTAGGCCGATCTTGACGTAAGGAATGAACTTGGCGGGATCATCATGACGGTTGAGTAAAGGAAGGTTCTGTGCTGCGATGATTGTTATAGCCACTCTCTCCAATATCTTACTAGGGATGTGAGACTCCTCGATGCTATGCTGTTGGCTCGGGTCATGACGGTATCCCTCAGGCTTAAGAACATATCCATCTGAGCCCATAAACATGCCCTCGTTGAGCACCATGCCCAGGTCCCACGATTGCCAGTTGAGAGCCACGACCTGGACACCAGCGCGCCAGAAAATGACAGGATCGTAGTTGGACGAGTCAAACCGCATACCATGAGGATACGTCCGCATGAGAAACTGTCTGTTGTGCGAGAAGAGCGCCTTTGGCATGCGTCTCTGAATCGCAAAGGCTGCATTCTCTGAAAGCGAGAAGATATGATTCGGCATCGACGCTTCGGGCTCCTCGAGTGATTTGAAACTAATCCCTCGAGTATGAATACCAAGACGGCTCAGGCGCGGTATGATCTTGGGCggcttgaccttcttgaccttcttctcgtctccCTCCACAACAACCTCGAGCATGCTCTCATCATCCGTACTATCAGGCGTGTCCTTGCCCTTTCCCTGGCTGTCCTCCGGAACGTACTTCACCTTGATGAGAATCTTGTTCCTCAACTCATGAGGAGATGGCAGGCAATCGGATTCAAACTCGGGTATAGGGAGAAGATAGTCAGCCCAGACCTCCTCCATGATGTTGACCATTGCGCCTTGTTGCAGTGGAGAGCAGTGGACTTCCAGACTGACGATGAGTGGAAGATCAGACGTGGTGAACGCATACTCTTTGACGGTCTGGCAGACGTCGCGGAAAAGAACCTCTTTGGTAAGGGTGAAGCCATGAAGAACTCTTGGCTCGGCGTCAATAACATCCAAGAGTCTATCATCAATCGTTCTGCCGTCAGGATCAACGGGATCAAACTTATTCATGGCCCAGCGCCcaatcttgatgatggctcGATCTGCAAAGCCCATTTTCCTTGGCGCCGCTTCCCGAGAAGTATCCTTGGCTTCTCTCTCGACGTCATCCTCTGAGCCGAATCCTGGCTTCCACTGTTCTTTACCGTCCCAGACATCTATTTCGATGCAGCGACATCCACGAAGCAAGGCGTCTTTGTACGCTTCAGTGCTCGAGTCGCTGGAAAGTTGGTTCCCTGTGAGGTATGTGTTGTGGCTTGAGCTGATAAAGTAGTTGTTCAATGGCCAGGTCAGGTCTTGTGGAGATGCCATTTCGAGAATGTTGCCGCATGGTGATGTGAGATACTTGATGAGTTCGGGCAGATTTAGCTCATCCTGATCGACAAGGTAACTGGCCAGGCCTTCTGGGTTTTCAACTTGGACGTGGTGCATGAAGAGACCAATTTGGTCTCGACGCCAGGTGCCGTTGGGTCCGGCATATTTGTTGAATAACTGGGTGAAATGACTTAGGAAGGACTCTTCCAGATTTTCCTCTATACCGTTGCGCTGACCAGTCGGATGTCCACCGCCAGCCCTATATCTGGCAAGCGGGAAGTTTTCGGTTGATTTAACTGACATGTCGATAACATACACAAAATGAAGATAAATTTGAGTGTCTATGAAGCATGGTATATGAGCATAGACTTTATATCAGTGGCCAAGACATAGCCTCATTCTTAATTTACGCCATCTAATCAATATTACGGGCTCGCCGTTATAGATGCGGAAAAAAGACCGTGACATCTGTGGACCAATTTGCTGTCAAGCTCATGAGGCATTGCGCTTGGCAAGCGAATAATATGAAAATATCGTTCAAGCCGGCTGCTCGGCATTGGGTTTGCCTTGGCCCGCGCCTTGACCCTATACCATTGTGTGCTTTTTTACGGACCGACGAATCAGACCGCGTGCTTTGACTCCATCTGTTACTCAGCACCAAGCTCAGTGGACTTGACAAGACGGCATATAATATGCGCCTAGATATACTCTGCAGTCCGTTCATCATAGCTTGcagttattattttcttagtCAGAGCAGCCAACCATCAGGCGATGCCATGTCCCATTGAAGAACTACCTATTGCGAACCTCAGCTTCGTTGGAGGATTATGGATCCACCCTTGAGAGTCTATAGGGCTGGAGGCAACCAATTCTCTAACCAGGCTTTGGAACGAGCAAACCACTTCTTGGTAGAATTGAAATTACAAAATCCAATAGTATTTATTGCATATGTAAGCATTGATTCAATTATGGCGACTCCCGATTTGGTGACTTGCCATGAAGCGTGTGAGACATCGTAGCCAAGCCAATCATCAACGAGCCACGTATCAATTTTCGCATCGTGACCCATCTTCCAGGCGTCAACGACAACTGCATCACCTCTACATCTCCATCACCCATCATGTCCGAGTCTTCAAAGAAAATTGTCTTCTACGACATCGCCGCCCG
This DNA window, taken from Fusarium fujikuroi IMI 58289 draft genome, chromosome FFUJ_chr11, encodes the following:
- a CDS encoding related to phospholipase C; the protein is MSVKSTENFPLARYRAGGGHPTGQRNGIEENLEESFLSHFTQLFNKYAGPNGTWRRDQIGLFMHHVQVENPEGLASYLVDQDELNLPELIKYLTSPCGNILEMASPQDLTWPLNNYFISSSHNTYLTGNQLSSDSSTEAYKDALLRGCRCIEIDVWDGKEQWKPGFGSEDDVEREAKDTSREAAPRKMGFADRAIIKIGRWAMNKFDPVDPDGRTIDDRLLDVIDAEPRVLHGFTLTKEVLFRDVCQTVKEYAFTTSDLPLIVSLEVHCSPLQQGAMVNIMEEVWADYLLPIPEFESDCLPSPHELRNKILIKVKYVPEDSQGKGKDTPDSTDDESMLEVVVEGDEKKVKKVKPPKIIPRLSRLGIHTRGISFKSLEEPEASMPNHIFSLSENAAFAIQRRMPKALFSHNRQFLMRTYPHGMRFDSSNYDPVIFWRAGVQVVALNWQSWDLGMVLNEGMFMGSDGYVLKPEGYRHDPSQQHSIEESHIPSKILERVAITIIAAQNLPLLNRHDDPAKFIPYVKIGLHTEPDALSAMVDENATAEQVKQVGYSGETGKSKGTSPDFGGETVEFLNVEGVVPELAFLSFRVMNDVPGPDVMAAWACVRLDRLRLGYRFLRLLDKEGMPSKGILLVKSEIREAI